Part of the Fundulus heteroclitus isolate FHET01 chromosome 20, MU-UCD_Fhet_4.1, whole genome shotgun sequence genome, cttgttgccagaggggggcggacatctgcaaaaatcctAACATTTATGCTAAGCTTCGcatcattattttttagttctttctgaataaaatattgaaattttgctctttgctcctttaaattctGAATTTTAATATAGAGGATGCAGAGTGGTGGGCGGGGCTTAGAGATCAGGTGACTTTAGCTGACCAACCAGAACAGCCGGAACTCCATCTCTGGGATCAGCCTTCCTCTTCCCTGTTTTGATGGTGATGTTTAATGTATTTGATCAGTGATGATTTTATGCCTCTCCCATAGAAATCTATTTATACCACAGTGTTATCATTTATCATTTCAATTAGAGACCCATTATTCAACTTATTTGACATCACCGAACAGCTCATTACCTCACCTCTGGCACACCAAGCAACACAGACATCGTTCCATTTTTGTAGTTCATTCTCAGCTTTATTTACAATATacaataaatattgtatatttttgcagatgtatataaatattcctatataagggaaccagttgattgcatcaaagtcccgataagcagcattcactcctgatggagcgtagagccacagggagagtagtctgcattgtccatggctttcagcaatccctcatactgagcaagcatgaagcgacagtggaaagaaaaattctccattaacgggaaggaaaaacctccagcagaacattGTTTGCCTCATTAGTTAAGTCAATGCTGAAATACCTGATGATATGTAGTTAGTCTtattaaaacaggaaacatttatctggttaaagtcattaaaatgAGCTAATTTCAGATTAATCTAAAACTGTCAATTTTCTCCCGTGAGAATTTTGATCagtatttgtttttcagatAAATTGTGCAGGATAAATTCTATGTtgtccctgtaaaatacaatgTAATATTAATAACTGTCAAGAAAACtatgttttccatccaagtgTAGAGTCTTGAAACCCACGACACACATCGACTGCAGGACAAGTTGGTCAATAAATCCATCACTGTTGGCAAGACTGtcctaatgaaataaaaacacattttaagctATATTGTGTCaaagtttttaacaaaacatttagatATTTATATACCTACCCTGAGTATAAGCCCATCCCATTAACTGTCATACGACCTTCGCCATGTCACCAAGTCTTGGTTTTAATGCGATAATTAAACGCCTTAGCAGGCTTTGTCTGCAATGGCAGAGGTATGGTGAAACTTTCTGAGACTATAAAACTATTCGCAAGAAGTTAAATTCAACAGTTCatagttaaaaacatttattgtaacATTGGGTTtcacaatttgttttttatttaccttcGCAATAATTTTGCAATTTCAAGCACATTCTATTCTAATAgcactttttgtgtgtttgacaTTCGAGCCACTTCGTGTATTCTTAGGAGAAAGGAAATTGGAGggctataaataaaaatatcgtCCCACTTCCCATTGTCCTTCATCCCTGCACAAATTCAATTAAGTTTGGGATCTTGTGAAATTCGGCCCCCTGCCTTTGTTTCTTGCTATCGTGAGGTATCATCGTTTCCACAAGTTCCTAGATTAGCAACTGTTGGATCTAACTCTGCTCCTTTGTCACAGGAAAGACTTGTGAGGCGTCAGCCGCAGAATACCAGTGACACATGAGAGCTTCTCCACAGCTGAGCGCAGATCTTTTGCAGTGCCGGGGTGCATTAAGGAGATTATACTAAAGACCAAAACAATGACAGACTGGCTAGAAATGATATCATTTGTAAGAATACTGTGTACACAGGGTTAGGTTCTTAATAACTGTCTTAGgttattttttaatgctttttaagaAACTGCTTCTATTGTAGCAATTGTTGTCATGCTCCACTTGTAGTCGTAAAATAGCTCAAAGCACAGCAAATGCACATATTAATCACATACTGAAGCTACTGTGGTATGGCTAGGTAATTACATTTTACCAGAATGTTAGGAATTgaatacagaaaataaacaatcGGCTTAATTTATCTGGTATAAACACCATTAAAGAccattcagaaaaagaaaaaaaaacctaattaaccctattattttaatttatgacCCGTCTTGGTAATATCTTCAAACATCGTCAGTGGCAGCAACCAATGTTTTGACATTAAGGTTGCAGGAGTCCATGTCGTGGTAAACAGCTTGCATTGATCTgcgaggaagaaaaaaaaaaagaaagccaaagTCATCTTGAAGCATAAAAATACTCAATCGGAGGACAAAAATGACGTGACCAAATAAAGGAGGTCATTTGTGCTGCGTGAACACTGATCTGCCTATATAAGAAGGAAGGCAGGGACCCCTCCAAGGACTGTCAGGCAACCAGACAAGGTGAGTGAGTTACAATCTTTTATTAGCAGGAGGAGAGCCAAGCACTTAAAGAAACAATGGAGGGCAGGGACACTTACTGTCAGGGACAAAGATGTTGTGTGTTTGCCAGCAATTTACAGTAGATAGGTGCCGTTACAACAGGAAGGATTGTAAACTATCTGCcatgtgaaatatttatttcttcagaACGTCTTATAAGACCATCTACAGCTGTTCTTCTGGGCCGAGGGGAGAAGGTAAACTATTCCTGGTATCGCAGTTTTACATTGCCAGAAGATTATTTGGGTTCCCGTCGCATTTGTCACTAACTCTTCCTGCATCCTTTGTGCTGTTTCAAGAATTTAACTTGCACAACATTCATCTCGTTCAGTAGATGTGTGGCATGGCTTTTGGTAACTTGATATTTGGTATTTCAAACACTGTGAACACCAGCAGACAGAAAGAAAATTCTTAAAGAATAAGTCAGGTAacaatgtactgggattttactGAATGATTCCgtttttttaatatcttttaCAAATTTCATAGCTCAAATTTCACCAGTTGTAGTTCAAATATCTTTTTTACCCCACCTGAAGCAGATGACATCTCACCTAACCTCTGCTGTTCAGCTGAGATTTcaaatcaaaaaatattttttggggAGGGAAATCTTCCTGCTGCCCCACCGTTAACATCCCAATCGACAATTTATCAttcaaaatgtagaaaaattttCAAATCCTTTACGTATTGTGACTTTAGGATAACAGCTCTTAAGAAATTTCCACTACTTACCACAGAGTCCCATTCCCCTTTCCATAGAACCCCAAATGTGAAACTCCAAGCTGGTTTTCCTAGAAGCACAAACTCAACCACTGAATTTAACTCCACATTTCAAACAGTGAATGAATAAAATCTGCATGTCTGCATGACCTCAAGCATCAAATGTCCTTGTGTATGTAAAGTATCAAACTCCATATTATAGGGACAGTGTTGTATAAGGAAGAGTCCATGGTGAGACTTAGCTTTGACTGTCAAACATCtactaaaacagttttattctgTCAATGCTGcctacattttaattaatatgtCAACAACTTTCAACTATTTAGCGCATTGTTACAATTTAATGACATGGACCTATTCAAGTCCAGATAattgaccaaaacaaaaaaaagtgttggtAGACCCCACAAACCCCCTGTACAAAGAGTTTAAGCCCCTTCCTTCAGGTAGGAGATACGCCCTACCAAGGTGTCGTACCAACAGACTGAAAACTATTTTATCCCTACAGTCACTGGCTTTTTAAACGAATTGTAGGGTCAGGACCTTAATTCAGGTCTAAATGCTGCACTTTAATTTTAACTTCAACTTCAgcttttattgttaatttttactTCAAGTCTTAGATGTGTTTTAGATTGATCACTTCTTATCCTTCTGTCTTGTCTattgtttgtattgtttgtGTGATTATGCGACGGCTgctattattactactattacttgCTGCAAACGAATTGCCCTTCGGGGACCTAACCATTTAGATTTCTTTACACTTCCGTTTTTTGTTAGCTAATCTGATCCAATCCCTTTTATTTTTCCCAGTTCATTTAAGTGAGGCTGAAAGTCTGATTTTTGGTAACTCCTAAAAGATCTTTGGAATTTTAGCAACAGCTCTACCTTGTGTGTGAGTAATACATCGAATAGCAATTGTGGTTATAATTAATTAGAGGTATATTTGatcttggttttatttgaaaaatttagGGTTTGTTTTGTGTGACAAAGATGAGATTTGCTTAACTGATAGTCACTTGTGTCTATTTGGATCCTGTCAAGCTCCAATTGCCTTCTTCCTGAATTTGAGTCGCATATTTATTAAAGAGCTGGACTATTTCTTGGTCTTTCAGTAAACCGTCATCATGAGTGGGGACGCAGAAATGGAGTGTTTTGGCCCTGCGGCCGTGTTCCTCCGTAAGCCAGAAAGAGAGCGAATTGAAGCCCAGAATGCTCCCTTTGATGCTAAAACAGCATACTTTGTGGCCGAGCCCAGCGAGATGTACCTCAAGGGGAAACTCACCAAGAAAGAGGGCGGCAAAGCCACTGTGGAGACTTTTTGTGGAAAGGTGGGTGTCCCACTTGTCTAAATACAGTTACAGTTATGCAAATATTTATTACACGGTGCATCTGTAGACAATGATCAAAAGCAACTTGAGTGATTTTGATTTTACTGTTCTGAGTTTCTCTTAACAAGCTCTTATGGAAACGCtcatattttaattatattcatcataaaatatgcaaataagCTGCAGCCACCCTATTTTCCCTCAACAACAGACTATCACCGTGAAGGAAGATGAAATCTACCCCATGAACCCGCCAAAGTTTGATAAAATTGAGGACATGGCCATGATGACCCACCTCAATGAGCCCGCTGTGCTGTATAACCTCAAAGAGCGCTATGCAGCCTGGATGATCTACGTAAGTTTGTCTTAATTTGAAAATCTGTAGCTGAAACCTACAATGACTGCAGGAAAACGTGGCTCTTAAATGATCTTCTGTGATCCTGCAGACCTACTCCGGGTTGTTCTGCGTCACTGTGAACCCCTACAAGTGGCTGCCAGTGTACGATGCAGCGGTTGTTGCAGCATACAGGGGGAAGAAGAGGATTGAGGCTCCACCCCACATCTTCTCCATCTCTGATAACGCCTATCAGTTCATGCTCCAAGGTGTCAAGCCTTCTATAATCCATACATAAATACAGTAGTCTCACCTCAAACATCCACTTCTAACCTTTGTGCATCATTTTCCAtcttacagacagagagaaccAGTCGATCCTGATTACGTAAGTGTCAAATATTTTAGCAAATTAGGTTTTCCCGACATCAGCTGCGTCAGTATTTTTCTAATTAAACTGTACCTCTGCAAACCAGCGGAGAATCCGGTGCAGGAAAAACTGTGAACACCAAACGTGTCATCCAGTACTTTGCGACAATCGCAGTGGCCTCTGGAAAGAAAGCTGAGCACACTCCTGGAAAAATGCAGGTTAGTGATTTTACACAGCAGCAAAAATGATGAGAACAAGTAAACCGAGAACATTTCAGCTAATGAGATGAATGCTGCCTCCAGGGATCGCTGGAAGATCAGATCATTGCAGCCAACCCGCTGTTGGAGGCTTACGGGAATGCCAAGACCGTGAGGAATGACAATTCTTCCCGTTTTGTAAGTTTAACTAGAAACTGTCTCCTGTTTGTTCAGTGAAAACCATCCATATCAGAAGAGCTTTAAATTAGATGTTTTCCTCTTTCCACACAGGGAAAATTCATCAGAATTCACTTTGGGTCAACTGGAAAGCTGGCTTCTGCTGATATTGAAACATGTAAGACTTTCTGTTTAAATCGTCTTCCGTAATACTTtagtcatattaaaaaaaaaaaaaaaggatttctctCTATTGATAACAACCTGAATTCACGCAGATCTGCTGGAGAAGTCTCGAGTGACGTTCCAGCTGTCTGCTGAGAGGAGCTACCACATCTTCTACCAGCTCACAACAGGCCACAAACCTGAGCTGATAGGTTAGAAACAAATTCATATTCCTGTTATTCTATCTGTTTTATGTTTAGTATCATCATATTTATGGAGATACGTTCTGTCTACTTTAGAGGCTCTGCTGATTACTACTAATCCCTACGACTATCCCATGGTCAGTCAGGGGGAAATCACTGTCAAAAGTATTGATGACGTTGAAGAATTCATTGCTACTGATGTAAGAAATGTTCAAACTAAAATAGTATcacatacatatatttttatttatttttttaaatatttttgagtACCTTACTAAGTGATAAAGGACTTATCTCGGATTAAACACAGACTGCCATCGACATCCTGGGATTCAATGCAGAGGAAAAGATCAGCATGTACAAGCTGACCGGAGCGGTGATGCATCACGGAAACATGAAGTTCAAGCAGAAGCAGCGAGAGGAGCAGGCCGAGCCTGATGGCACTGAGGGTGTGTAGGACTCGCTGTGTTTTCTGCTCTATACCAACAGAAGTTTTTCCCCTGCTCTCCAGCTGACAGTTTTTACCTCTGTTTGCTTCTAAGTTGCCGATAAAATCTCGTACCTCATGGGCTTGAACTCCGCTGACCTGCTGAAGGCTCTCTGTTATCCCAGAGTGAAAGTCGGTAATGAGTTTGTCACCAAAGGCCAGACTGTACCACAGGTAAAATATTCTCATCTTGATGTCTTCAGTCCTCTTCTAACTCAGACACaattagtttccttttttattggtTCATGTTCTGACAAAACACTTACTTATCACTTGCATCTCTAACCCCAAGGTCAATAATGCAGTGAGTGCTCTCTGCAAGTCTGTCTATGAGAAGATGTTCTTGTGGATGGTCGTCAGAATCAACGAGATGTTGGACACCAAGCAGCCCAGGAGCTTCTTCATCGGTGTCTTGGACATTGCTGGTTTTGAGATCTTTGATGTGAGTAATGTATGGATTAACTTTAGATTTGCTGAACCAGCACACCGTGGAACATCTAACAGAGTCTGTCCTCCAACAGTTCAACAGCTTGGAACAGCTGTGCATCAACTTCACCAATGAGAAACTGCAACAGTTCTTCAACCATCACATGTTCGTCCTGGAGCAAGAAGAGTACAAGAAGGAGGGAATCGAGTGGGAGTTCATTGACTTCGGCATGGACTTGGCTGCGTGCATTGAGCTCATTGAGAAGGTAAAAACCTGAGAAGTGTGTACtatttaatagaaaacagatgGGAGGCTTTGATCAACTATTGTGCTATCATTGACAGCCAATGGGCATCTTCTCCATCCTTGAAGAGGAGTGCATCGTTCCAAAGGCAACGGACATGACCTTCAAGAGCAAACTGTACGACCAACATCTGGGGAAAAGCGCCCCCTTCCAGAAACCCAAACCTGCCAAAGGCAAAGCTGAGGCTCATTTCTCTCTGATGCACTACGCCGGCACTGTGGACTACAATGTCCTTGGCTGGCTGGAAAAGAACAAGGACCCCCTGAACGACACTGTGGTCCAGCTTTACCAGAAGTCTGCCTGCAAGCTTCTGGCTTACCTCTATGCATCTCATGCCGGAGGAGAAGGTCTGCTTTCTTTGTATGCGTTTTAGTGACATATCTCAACTTGTGGTGAATTACAGCCTTGCTGATATTGTAATTTCATTTACAGCGGAGGGCGGTGCCAAGAAAGGAGGCAAAAAGAAGGGAGGCTCCTTCCAGACGGTGTCTGCATTGTTCAGGGTGAGCTTTAGGATAGTCCCTCATTGGATTgttgttaaattattattttttgccttAATCTAACCTAAACTTGTCATTCCTTATTCTCCTGCTAGGAGAATCTGGGCAAGCTGATGACTAATCTGAGGAGCACACATCCACACTTTGTGCGCTGCTTGATTCCCAATGAATCTAAGACCCCAGGtatattatacatttttaacacatcCTGTATGATCCACTTGTGTCATCTTCAggaaagtgagtttattgaacctCTATGATACAGGTCTCATGGAGAACTTCCTGGTCATCCACCAGCTGAGGTGTAACGGTGTGCTGGAAGGTATCAGGATCTGCAGGAAAGGTTTCCCCAGCAGGATCCTCTACGGTGACTTCAAGCAGAGGTGCGTCAAATGTTGCCTTTAGACACTGTGGGAAGTGTTGTTTAAATTAACGGGCATTTATCAACCCATGAAAAAGACCAACCTATGGAAGGAATTAACATTAGTTTGTTGTAAGCCCAGTCTAAATGTAATTCCAGTAGCAAATTACTTCTTGTAATTCAAAACGAATGTGGATGCATTCAGATAGACATTGTAAGAATATGTTACATTAGTAGTGAGCCGTGTAGTGATGGTCTCACCTTCTCCCCACTTAATCAGTCCAGATTTTACTCATGTGAATTTAGCTACTTCACAGTAATGTTGCAGTTCAAGCTTTCTGAGGAAACCTCAAGCTGAGGTTAGAGGGATCTGTCCAACTCGATTGTTCTCTATCATGGAGCTCACTTGCATTTCCTGCACACTGTCAATGATCTTCGCTGTGTAAGCGCTCACTTCATCCTTCCTCTGTGTCCCAAATATGAGGCCACACATCCATTAGGTATGTTTCTGTCAGAAAGGTCTTTTTTGGTCAGGAAAAATAACCCATTATGTGTCTACCTTGAGTCGTTTTGTTTTCTTCCATATAAGGCACCTCATTGCTATTTTGTTGATCTTGATTCAAaagatgctttttgtttctgaaaagtTTCAAAACGGGCTTGTTTCATTTATGGATGTTTCAtactttcaaaatgtttacatttcttgCTCTAATGTATGATGATACACGCTTTTGAATGAGGCTGAGCGTGTTAAACCTTTGTCTTTAGATACAAAGTATTGAATGCCAGTGTCATTCCTGAGGGACAGTTCATCGACAACAAGAAGGCCTCTGAGAAACTCTTGGGCTCTATTGATGTTGATCATACTCAGTACAAGTTTGGGCACACCAAGGTAAAGTTTTAATTTACATACAAAACAGATTGGTGCCAGTGACCGTCAGTTTACATTTctatttcattttccaacaaaTGTATTGTCGTTCAGGTGTTCTTCAAGGCTGGACTGCTGGGAGTTCTGGAGGAGATGCGAGATGACAAACTGGCAGAGCTGGTCACAATGACTCAGGCTGTCTGCAGAGGATTCCTCATGAGGCGAGAGTTTGTCAAGATGATGGAAAGGAGgtaattgccttttttttgcagaacttTTCAATCATTTTAGAAGGCATGATTCAAAGCTTGAGTAAAGTATTGGTTTTGTATCCTCAGAGACGCCATTTTCACCATCCAGTACAACATCCGTGCATTCATGAATGTCAAAACGTGGCCATGGATGAAGTTGTACTTCAAGATCAAACCTCTGCTGAAGAGCGCAGAGACGGAGAAGGAGATGGCCCAAATGAAAGAGGACTTTACCAAGACCAAAGAGGAGCTGACAAAGGCTTTGGCTAAgaagaaggagctggaggagaagaTGGTTTCTCTGTTGCAGGAGAAGAATGATTTGCTGTTACAAGTGCAGTCTGTGAGTGGCGTTATTTTATCAGGCGTGCTTACTAGTTATGGAATATCCATGTTCCTAATTTGAGTAGCTGAAGGTCTTTTATTGGCTTTTAGGAAGGTGAAAACCTGGCTGATTCAGAGGAAAGGTGCGAGGGGCTCATCAAAGCAAAAATCCAGCTTGAGGCCAAACTGAAAGAGACCAATGAGAGGCTGGAGGATGAAGAAGAGATCAACGCTGAGCTGACAGCAAAGAAGAGGAAACTGGAGGACGAGTGCTCCGAGTTGAAGAAGGACATCGATGACTTGGAGCTGACTCTGGCCAAAGTGGAAAAGGAGAAACATGCCACTGAAAACAAGGTTAAACCACAGTCTTTATTAAGGCATTGATCCTTTCACTGGGCATTTCAGATGTCGTGGTCACTAAACTTTATGGCACATTTTACAGGTCAAAAACCTTACAGAGGAAATGGCCTCTCAGGATGAGACCATTGCTAAACtgacaaaggagaaaaaagccCTCCAAGAGGCCCATCAGCAGACCCTGGACGATCTGCAGGCAGAGGAAGACAAAGTCAACACTCTGACCAAAGCCAAGACAAAGCTGGAGCAGCAAGTGGACGATGTAAGAACTAAAATATACCCTTGAAAACTAGTGTAGTTTTAtagaaatatttcatgttttataaaaaaaacaactgttcaATCAACAGCTTGAAGGCTCTTTAGAGCAAGAAAAGAAACTCCGCATGGACCTCGAACGAGCTAAAAGGAAGCTGGAAGGAGACCTGAAATTGGCACAGGAGTCCATAATGGATCTGGAGAATGACAAGCAGCAGTCTGATGAGAAGATTAAGAAGTACAAATTGATATTATGTTGAATAACTTATATAAAATGATATTTCAAAATTGCTGCTGatgcaaaaaaaactaaatattattcCCCATCTGCAGAAAGGACTTTGAGATAAGCCAACTCCTCAGCAAGATTGAGGACGAGCAGTCCCTTGGAATCCAGTTACAGAAAAAGATAAAGGAGCTTCAGGTGTGACAAGATGCTGGTGTTGTACCAAAAGTAAGTTTGAATGTCCTCTAGATTTTTCTCTCATAACTCTGTTTGTTTCAGGCTCGTATTGAGGAGCTGGAAGAAGAGATTGAGGCTGAGAGAGCTGCTCGGGCCAAGGTAGAGAAGCAGAGAAGCGACCTCTCCAGGGAGCTTGAGGAGATCAGCGAGAGGCTCGAGGAGGCCGGAGGAGCCACTGCAGCTCAGATCGAGATGAACAAGAAGCGCGAGGCTGAGTTTCAGAAGCTGCGTCGCGACCTGGAAGAGGCCACCCTGCAGCACGAGGCCACGGCTGCAGCTCTCCGTAAGAAGCAGGCCGACAGCGTGGCGGAGCTGGGAGAGCAGATCGATAACCTCCAGAGGGTCAAGCAGAAGCTGGAGAAAGAGAAAAGTGAATGCAAGATGGAGATCGATGACCTCTCCAGCAACATGGAGTCTATTGCAAAAGCAAAGGTCAGAATTCTGGATCttagcaaagaaaaataaataaaatgggtcAACCTGAATTTGTTTTGATCAAAATGACTTTCTTTCATCAGGGCAACCTGGAAAAGATGTGCAGGACCTTAGAAGATCAGCTGAGTGAAATCAAAGCCAAGAATGACGAGAATGTCCGTCAATTGAATGACATCAGTGCACAAAAAGCCAGACTCCAAACTGAAAATGGTATGAAACTCAACATTTTTCATACCAAACCTACATCAACTGATCACTGACAATATCATTTTCTGATGatagtgcctatctccagcagtgaTTAGGGGAGACAGGTCGCCAATCCATCACAGGCTAACATAGTGATGCTTAGCACAACcaaccatacacacacacactcacgccTGAGGAGAGTTTGGAAAGACCACTGGTGTGTTAACTGATCTTCTTCTAATATCTTGTGCTGATTAACTTTCTCAAACAGGGGAAATCGCTCGCCAGCTGGATGAGAAAGAAGCTCTTGTATCCCAGCTGACCAGAGGCAAACAAGCTTACACTCAGCAGATTGAAGAGCTGAAAAGGCACATTGAAGAGGAAGTGAAGGTAAGAAacctcaagaagaagaagatgctTTCGATTGACATGAGAGGAGCCGTATTTGGTGTTTATCCCGTCCCTGTTTGGACCACAGGCCAAGAACGCTCTGGCTCACGCCGTTCAGTCGGCTCGTCACGACTGTGATCTGCTCAGAGAGCAGTatgaagaggagcaggaggccAAGGCTGAGCTGCAGCGCGCCATGTCCAAGGCTAACAGCGAGGTGGCTCAGTGGAGAACCAAGTATGAGACCGACGCCATTCAGCGCACTGAGGAGCTGGAAGAGGCCAAGTGAGTCTAACTTTTGTTCTTATGTTAAGTGAGTGTTTCCTTTTCTCTTAATATAATTAGAGATGCACAGAGATATAAGCTGGTGACCAGAATTTACCAGCTGCTTTGCTTGATTGGTCCTGACCAATGACCGGACAGTCAGGTCCTGAAAAACCACATCTTTCTTCCAGTCTGTTAACTCACTAAAGCCAGTTTAAAATTTGACGTCTAAAATTTTACGGGTAAACCCCTGCTTTCCCACTATTCTGTAACTGATGCAGAAACCTTCGGGGAATGTTGTTCTAATTTCATCTTACATAATAAATCGGAATAAGCTCAAATTGATATTGGCAAGCCAAATCTCTACAAACATTGGAGATTCAATACTTTCCTCAACAATGTGATCAATGCCTCTTTgatttttaggattttgaaCTGCAAAGGAGTtggagatttaatatcaaaCATTCTTTTGCAGGAAAAAGCTCGCCCAGCGCCTTCAGGATGCTGAAGAGTCCATCGAGGCCGTGAATGCCAAATGCGCCTCTCTGGAAAAGACCAAACAGAGGCTGCAGGCTGAAGTGGAGGACCTGATGATCGACGTGGAGAGAGCCAACGCTCTGGCTGCCAACCTGGACAAGAAGCAGAGGAACTTTGACAAGGTACAAAATCTTTTGCTTCCCCGAGAACAAATGACAAAAGGtaacaaagaaaaaggaaaaacataacAGGACGGTTGTCTTCCCCTTAGGTCCTTGCAGAGTGGAAGCAAAAGTACGAGGAAAGCCAAGCCGAGTTGGAGGGCACCCAGAAAGAGGCTCGCTCTCTGAGCACTGAGCTGTTCAAGATGAAAAACTCCTATGAAGAAGCTCTGGACCACCTGGAGACCCTCAAGAGGGAGAACAAGAACCTGCAGCGTGAGACAACTGCCTAATTTTCCACAAAAGAACCCAAGATTTCTGTACACGTTGAGCTTGCCGAACATTGATTTTTGTCTCTGATTCTACAGAGGAGATCTCAGACTTGACCGAACAACTGGGTGAGACAGGGAAGACAATCCATGagctggaaaaaggaaaaaagacgGTTGAAACTGAGAAATCTGAGATACAGACTGCTTTGGAGGAGGCTGAGGTAACATAATTTCCTTCTCCAAAGTTTTATCAATGTTTAGATTACCTAATTTCTCTTTAAGCAGAAAACAGTCCTAAGCTCAAGAACTGTTTCACACCTTCACAGGCCACCCTGGAGCACGAGGAATCCAAGATCCTCCGTGTCCAGCTGGAGCTCACCCAGGTCAAGAGTGAAATCGACAGGAAGCTTGCGGAAAAGGATG contains:
- the LOC105933261 gene encoding myosin heavy chain, fast skeletal muscle, giving the protein MSGDAEMECFGPAAVFLRKPERERIEAQNAPFDAKTAYFVAEPSEMYLKGKLTKKEGGKATVETFCGKTITVKEDEIYPMNPPKFDKIEDMAMMTHLNEPAVLYNLKERYAAWMIYTYSGLFCVTVNPYKWLPVYDAAVVAAYRGKKRIEAPPHIFSISDNAYQFMLQDRENQSILITGESGAGKTVNTKRVIQYFATIAVASGKKAEHTPGKMQGSLEDQIIAANPLLEAYGNAKTVRNDNSSRFGKFIRIHFGSTGKLASADIETYLLEKSRVTFQLSAERSYHIFYQLTTGHKPELIEALLITTNPYDYPMVSQGEITVKSIDDVEEFIATDTAIDILGFNAEEKISMYKLTGAVMHHGNMKFKQKQREEQAEPDGTEVADKISYLMGLNSADLLKALCYPRVKVGNEFVTKGQTVPQVNNAVSALCKSVYEKMFLWMVVRINEMLDTKQPRSFFIGVLDIAGFEIFDFNSLEQLCINFTNEKLQQFFNHHMFVLEQEEYKKEGIEWEFIDFGMDLAACIELIEKPMGIFSILEEECIVPKATDMTFKSKLYDQHLGKSAPFQKPKPAKGKAEAHFSLMHYAGTVDYNVLGWLEKNKDPLNDTVVQLYQKSACKLLAYLYASHAGGEAEGGAKKGGKKKGGSFQTVSALFRENLGKLMTNLRSTHPHFVRCLIPNESKTPGLMENFLVIHQLRCNGVLEGIRICRKGFPSRILYGDFKQRYKVLNASVIPEGQFIDNKKASEKLLGSIDVDHTQYKFGHTKVFFKAGLLGVLEEMRDDKLAELVTMTQAVCRGFLMRREFVKMMERRDAIFTIQYNIRAFMNVKTWPWMKLYFKIKPLLKSAETEKEMAQMKEDFTKTKEELTKALAKKKELEEKMVSLLQEKNDLLLQVQSEGENLADSEERCEGLIKAKIQLEAKLKETNERLEDEEEINAELTAKKRKLEDECSELKKDIDDLELTLAKVEKEKHATENKVKNLTEEMASQDETIAKLTKEKKALQEAHQQTLDDLQAEEDKVNTLTKAKTKLEQQVDDLEGSLEQEKKLRMDLERAKRKLEGDLKLAQESIMDLENDKQQSDEKIKKKDFEISQLLSKIEDEQSLGIQLQKKIKELQARIEELEEEIEAERAARAKVEKQRSDLSRELEEISERLEEAGGATAAQIEMNKKREAEFQKLRRDLEEATLQHEATAAALRKKQADSVAELGEQIDNLQRVKQKLEKEKSECKMEIDDLSSNMESIAKAKGNLEKMCRTLEDQLSEIKAKNDENVRQLNDISAQKARLQTENGEIARQLDEKEALVSQLTRGKQAYTQQIEELKRHIEEEVKAKNALAHAVQSARHDCDLLREQYEEEQEAKAELQRAMSKANSEVAQWRTKYETDAIQRTEELEEAKKKLAQRLQDAEESIEAVNAKCASLEKTKQRLQAEVEDLMIDVERANALAANLDKKQRNFDKVLAEWKQKYEESQAELEGTQKEARSLSTELFKMKNSYEEALDHLETLKRENKNLQQEISDLTEQLGETGKTIHELEKGKKTVETEKSEIQTALEEAEATLEHEESKILRVQLELTQVKSEIDRKLAEKDEEIEQIKRNSQRVIESMQSTLDAEVRSRNDALRIKKKMEGDLNEMEIQLSHANRQAAEAQKQLRNVQGQLKDAQLHLDEALRGQEDMKEQVAMVERRNNLMTAEIEELRAALEQTERSRKMAEQELVDASERVALLHSQNTSLINTKKKLESDFVHIQGEVEDAVQEARNAEEKAKKAITDAAMMAEELKKEQDTSAHLERMKKNLEVTVKDLQHRLDEAENLAMKGGKKQLQKLEARVRELESEVEGEQRRGAEAVKGVRKFERRVKELTYQTEEDKKNIVRLQDLVDKLQLKVKAYKRQAEEAEEQANTHMSRLRKVQHEMEEAQERADIAESQVNKLRAKSREIGKGKESEE